A region of Mesorhizobium sp. M3A.F.Ca.ET.080.04.2.1 DNA encodes the following proteins:
- the hfq gene encoding RNA chaperone Hfq — translation MAERSQNLQDLFLNSVRKSKNPLTIFLINGVKLTGVVTSFDNFCVLLRRDGHSQLVYKHAISTIMPSQPVQMFDGEESQGG, via the coding sequence ATGGCGGAACGATCGCAAAACCTTCAGGACCTGTTCCTGAATTCTGTTCGCAAGAGCAAAAATCCACTCACCATCTTCCTCATCAATGGCGTGAAGCTGACCGGCGTGGTCACTTCGTTCGACAATTTTTGTGTGTTGTTGCGGCGTGACGGACACTCCCAGCTTGTCTACAAGCACGCCATTTCCACGATCATGCCGAGCCAGCCGGTTCAGATGTTCGATGGCGAGGAAAGCCAGGGCGGCTGA
- a CDS encoding PAS domain-containing sensor histidine kinase, with protein MASQAPTLNPTLFSRPGAGEARRLLALPGVVAIAGALITAAISFAILVGATPIAPNAETTWTLIAVNAVFVLFLIGLVGREVHRIVMARRHGRAASRLHVRIVASFALVAAIPAIMVAIIASITLDIGLDRWFEIRTKTIVNSSLSIADAYVQENARNLQGTTLSMAYDLDASRTLYGLDRTGFLELMNKEAVGRGLAHAALIKPDGSFVMSAKTNADFAMPEPPAGAVETAAAGKPVLIEPRTRNIMGAIVKLREIEGLYLYTIRLVDPDVIKARQIVRSNTDEYRNLEDNRRTSQVAFALPYLSLTLIVILSAIWTGIAVADRLVRPIRQLIGAADEVATGNLDVAVPVRHSDGDVASLGETFNNMILELKSQRNELLSAKDLIDERRRFSEAVLAGVTAGVIGVDPYGIVTIVNRSAETMLAISATAALGQNLSALLPHVGRVFEIGRKSGKPVYREQVTFSRAGTERTFNVQITIEEGDDGSEEKSYVVTIDDITDLVQAQRSSAWADVARRIAHEIKNPLTPIQLSAERIRRRYGKVITEDREVFDQCTDTIIRQVEDIGRMVDEFSAFARMPKPEMKVIDLRESLREASFLVEVSRSDIAFERDFGNEPLKGTFDSRLMAQAFGNVIKNAAEAIDGLDAKDRSDGTIRIQAGRQNGAIRIDVIDNGRGLPRENRQRLLEPYMTTREKGTGLGLAIVKKIVEDHGGRLELHDAPEEFHGGRGAMISIILPPAAVVAAPPRGDSRNEHERETEKVGNGV; from the coding sequence ATGGCTTCGCAGGCTCCGACATTGAATCCAACGCTTTTCAGCCGCCCCGGCGCGGGTGAGGCCCGCCGCCTGCTGGCGCTGCCGGGCGTGGTCGCGATTGCCGGAGCCTTGATCACGGCCGCGATCTCGTTCGCCATTCTGGTCGGCGCGACGCCGATAGCCCCGAATGCCGAGACCACATGGACGCTGATTGCGGTCAACGCCGTTTTCGTCCTGTTCCTGATCGGGCTGGTTGGCCGCGAGGTGCATCGCATCGTCATGGCGCGCCGGCATGGCCGGGCGGCGTCGCGGCTGCACGTTCGCATCGTGGCGAGTTTCGCCCTGGTCGCTGCCATCCCGGCGATCATGGTGGCGATCATCGCCTCGATAACGCTCGACATAGGCCTCGACCGCTGGTTCGAGATACGCACCAAAACGATCGTCAACTCCTCGCTGTCGATTGCCGATGCCTATGTGCAGGAAAATGCGCGCAACCTGCAGGGCACGACGCTGTCGATGGCTTACGACCTCGATGCTTCGCGCACGCTTTATGGCCTGGATCGGACCGGCTTTCTCGAGCTCATGAACAAGGAAGCCGTGGGCCGCGGACTCGCGCATGCCGCGCTGATCAAGCCTGACGGCTCCTTTGTCATGAGCGCCAAGACGAACGCCGATTTCGCCATGCCGGAGCCGCCGGCCGGCGCAGTGGAGACCGCCGCCGCCGGCAAGCCGGTGCTGATCGAGCCGCGCACCCGCAACATCATGGGCGCCATCGTGAAGCTGCGCGAGATCGAGGGGCTTTATCTCTACACGATCCGTCTCGTCGATCCCGATGTGATCAAGGCGCGCCAGATCGTTCGCTCCAACACGGATGAATATCGCAATCTGGAGGACAATCGGCGCACGTCGCAGGTGGCCTTCGCGCTGCCCTATCTGTCGCTGACGCTGATCGTCATCCTGTCGGCGATCTGGACCGGCATTGCGGTCGCCGACCGGCTGGTGCGGCCGATCCGCCAGTTGATCGGTGCCGCCGACGAGGTCGCGACCGGCAACCTCGACGTTGCCGTTCCCGTCCGGCACTCCGACGGGGACGTCGCCTCGCTGGGCGAAACGTTCAACAACATGATCCTCGAGCTCAAGTCGCAGCGCAACGAGCTTCTCTCCGCCAAGGACCTGATCGACGAGCGGAGGCGCTTTTCCGAAGCGGTGCTGGCCGGCGTCACGGCCGGCGTCATCGGCGTCGACCCCTATGGCATCGTCACAATCGTCAACCGCTCGGCCGAGACCATGCTTGCGATCTCGGCTACGGCGGCGCTCGGGCAGAACCTTTCAGCGCTGTTGCCGCATGTCGGCCGCGTCTTCGAGATCGGCCGCAAGTCGGGCAAGCCGGTCTATCGCGAGCAGGTGACCTTCTCCCGCGCCGGCACGGAACGTACGTTCAATGTGCAGATCACCATCGAGGAGGGCGACGATGGGTCGGAGGAGAAATCCTATGTCGTGACCATCGACGACATCACCGACCTCGTCCAGGCCCAGCGTTCGTCAGCCTGGGCCGACGTCGCGCGGCGCATCGCACATGAGATCAAGAACCCGCTGACGCCGATCCAGCTGTCAGCCGAGCGCATCAGGCGCCGTTACGGCAAGGTCATCACCGAAGACCGCGAGGTCTTCGACCAATGCACCGACACCATCATCCGGCAGGTCGAGGATATCGGCCGCATGGTCGACGAGTTCTCGGCCTTCGCCCGCATGCCGAAGCCGGAGATGAAGGTGATCGACCTGCGCGAATCCCTGCGCGAGGCATCGTTCCTGGTCGAAGTCAGCCGCTCCGACATCGCCTTCGAGCGCGATTTCGGCAATGAGCCTCTGAAGGGAACTTTCGATAGCCGCCTGATGGCGCAGGCCTTCGGCAATGTCATCAAGAATGCTGCGGAAGCAATTGACGGACTTGATGCAAAGGACCGCTCCGACGGCACAATCCGGATTCAAGCAGGGCGTCAAAATGGCGCCATTCGAATCGATGTCATCGACAATGGCCGAGGGCTGCCGCGCGAAAATCGCCAAAGACTCCTGGAGCCCTATATGACGACGCGCGAAAAGGGCACCGGGCTTGGCCTCGCTATCGTCAAGAAGATCGTGGAGGACCATGGTGGCCGTCTCGAGTTGCATGATGCGCCTGAGGAATTCCACGGCGGCCGGGGTGCGATGATCTCGATCATCCTGCCGCCGGCGGCAGTCGTTGCCGCGCCGCCACGCGGCGATAGCCGGAACGAACACGAACGAGAAACTGAAAAGGTCGGTAATGGCGTCTGA
- the hflX gene encoding GTPase HflX, with translation MARENDADRNVRGKPAHQLSSEDKAPTRAVVIVPVLQRQPRGEEESSRPRLSRSADARHDEAVGLASAIDLNPVHTAVVTVADPRPATLLGSGKVAEFAEIVKERKAELVIVDHPLTPVQQRNLEKELNAKVLDRTGLILEIFGERARTKEGTLQVELAHLNYQKGRLVRSWTHLERQRGGAGFLGGPGETQIESDRRILQDKITKLKHELETVRRTRDLHRAKRKKVPFPVVAIVGYTNAGKSTLFNRLTGAGVLAENMLFATLDPTLRRVRLPHGSPVILSDTVGFISDLPTHLVAAFRATLEEVVEADLVLHLRDISDPDTAAQAEDVERILGDLGVDAGDTNRVIEVWNKIDLLDEGNRERLLAEGAAGKAPPVAISAATGEGIDALKALIETRVSGELEGLTVTLSPAQLGHVDWLYRNGDIVSRTDNEDGSVTISLTATRSARQEIESRLHRKNSG, from the coding sequence TTGGCACGTGAGAACGACGCGGATCGCAACGTCCGCGGGAAACCAGCGCACCAGTTGAGCTCGGAGGACAAGGCTCCGACCCGGGCCGTTGTCATTGTGCCCGTGCTTCAGCGCCAGCCGCGCGGCGAGGAGGAGTCCAGCCGGCCGCGTCTCAGCCGCTCGGCTGATGCACGCCATGACGAGGCGGTGGGGCTTGCGAGCGCCATCGACCTCAATCCTGTCCATACGGCGGTGGTAACGGTTGCCGATCCGCGCCCGGCAACGCTGCTTGGCAGCGGCAAGGTGGCGGAATTTGCCGAGATCGTGAAGGAGCGCAAGGCAGAGCTGGTCATCGTCGACCATCCGCTGACGCCGGTGCAGCAGCGCAATCTCGAAAAGGAACTGAACGCCAAGGTGCTCGACCGCACCGGGCTGATCCTGGAGATCTTCGGCGAGCGGGCGCGGACCAAGGAAGGCACGCTGCAGGTCGAACTTGCGCATCTCAACTATCAGAAGGGCCGGCTGGTGCGGAGCTGGACCCACCTCGAACGGCAACGCGGCGGCGCCGGTTTCCTCGGCGGGCCGGGTGAAACCCAGATCGAATCCGACCGGCGCATCCTGCAGGACAAGATCACCAAGCTGAAGCATGAGCTGGAGACGGTGCGCCGCACGCGCGACCTTCACCGAGCCAAACGCAAGAAGGTGCCGTTTCCGGTGGTGGCGATCGTGGGTTACACCAATGCCGGGAAGTCGACGCTGTTCAACCGGTTGACCGGGGCAGGGGTGCTGGCCGAGAACATGCTGTTCGCGACGCTCGACCCGACGCTGCGTCGCGTGCGCCTGCCGCATGGGTCGCCGGTCATCCTGTCGGACACGGTCGGTTTCATCTCCGACCTGCCGACGCATCTGGTCGCTGCCTTCCGGGCGACGCTGGAAGAGGTGGTCGAGGCCGATCTCGTGCTCCACCTGCGCGACATCTCCGACCCGGACACCGCGGCGCAAGCCGAAGACGTCGAGCGCATCCTCGGCGATCTCGGCGTCGATGCCGGCGACACGAACCGGGTGATCGAAGTGTGGAACAAGATCGACCTGCTCGACGAAGGCAACCGGGAGCGCCTGCTGGCCGAGGGTGCCGCCGGGAAGGCGCCGCCCGTCGCGATATCGGCTGCGACCGGGGAGGGGATCGATGCGCTGAAAGCATTGATCGAGACGAGGGTCTCGGGGGAGCTCGAAGGGCTGACAGTGACGTTGAGCCCCGCCCAGCTCGGCCATGTGGACTGGCTCTACCGCAACGGCGATATCGTCTCGCGCACCGACAATGAGGACGGCAGCGTCACCATCTCGCTCACGGCGACGCGCAGCGCAAGGCAGGAGATCGAGAGCCGGCTGCACCGCAAGAACAGCGGCTAA
- the mazG gene encoding nucleoside triphosphate pyrophosphohydrolase, translating to MKPSKDISRLIEIMAALRAPQTGCPWDIEQDFATIAPYTIEEAYEVADAIARGDLDDLREELGDLLLQVVYHAQMADEAGEFAFGDVVQAITTKMIRRHPHVFGDEEARSAGMAKGMWEKIKAVEKAEKRDARIARGLDPEDHGKGFLDSVPVALPALTRALKLQEKAARVGFDWSEAAPILDKIEEEIGELRDALAKGDAAPIKDEFGDMLFAIVNLGRHLKLDAEAALSGTNEKFRSRFHFVERQLDASGSSLEKATLDKMEALWQQAKSAK from the coding sequence ATGAAGCCCTCCAAGGACATTTCGCGGCTGATCGAGATCATGGCGGCGCTGAGGGCGCCGCAGACTGGCTGTCCGTGGGACATCGAGCAGGATTTCGCGACCATCGCTCCCTACACGATCGAGGAAGCCTATGAGGTGGCCGATGCGATCGCGCGTGGCGATCTCGACGATCTGCGCGAGGAACTGGGCGACCTGTTGCTGCAGGTCGTCTACCACGCCCAGATGGCCGACGAGGCTGGCGAATTCGCCTTCGGCGACGTCGTCCAGGCCATCACCACCAAGATGATCCGCCGCCACCCGCATGTCTTCGGTGACGAAGAGGCGCGCAGCGCCGGCATGGCCAAGGGCATGTGGGAGAAGATCAAGGCCGTCGAGAAGGCCGAGAAGCGCGACGCCCGTATCGCCCGCGGCCTTGACCCGGAAGACCATGGCAAGGGCTTTCTCGACAGTGTTCCGGTAGCTCTCCCCGCACTGACCCGCGCGCTCAAGCTGCAGGAAAAGGCGGCCCGCGTAGGCTTCGACTGGAGCGAGGCGGCTCCCATCCTGGACAAGATCGAGGAAGAGATCGGCGAGTTGCGCGACGCGCTCGCCAAGGGCGACGCAGCACCCATCAAGGACGAATTCGGCGACATGCTGTTTGCCATCGTCAATCTCGGCCGCCACCTCAAGCTCGACGCCGAAGCGGCGCTCAGCGGCACCAACGAGAAATTCCGGTCGCGCTTCCATTTTGTCGAGCGGCAGTTGGATGCCTCGGGCAGTTCGCTGGAGAAAGCGACGCTGGATAAGATGGAAGCGCTCTGGCAGCAGGCCAAAAGCGCAAAGTAA
- a CDS encoding sigma-54 dependent transcriptional regulator, whose protein sequence is MASDILIVDDEEDIRELVAGILSDEGHETRTAFDADSALAAIADRAPRLIFLDIWLQGSRLDGLALLDEIKTMHPNLPVVMISGHGNIETAVSAIRRGAYDFIEKPFKADRLILIAERALETSKLRREVSDLKQRSGETFDLIGMSSAMSQLRQTIERVAPTNSRVMIIGPSGSGKELAARAIHALSARKGAPFVTLSAATITPERMEIELFGTESNGTERKVGALEEAHRGILYIDEVADMPRETQNKILRVLVEQQFERVGGTKRVKVDVRIISSTSQNLEAMIADGRFREDLYHRLAVVPVMVPGLAERREDIPYLVDNFMKQIARQAGIKPRRIGDDALAVLQAHNWPGNVRQLRNNVERLMILARGGDVDAPITADLLPSEIGDVMPRTPNQSDQHIMALPLREAREQFEKDYLIAQINRFGGNISKTAEFIGMERSALHRKLKSLGV, encoded by the coding sequence ATGGCGTCTGACATTCTCATCGTCGATGACGAGGAAGACATCCGCGAACTCGTCGCCGGTATTCTGAGCGACGAAGGCCACGAAACCCGCACGGCATTCGATGCCGACAGCGCGCTGGCGGCGATCGCCGACCGCGCGCCGCGCCTGATCTTTCTCGACATCTGGCTGCAGGGCTCACGTCTCGACGGGCTGGCGTTGCTCGACGAGATCAAGACGATGCACCCGAACCTGCCGGTGGTGATGATCTCGGGCCACGGCAACATCGAGACGGCGGTGTCGGCAATCCGGCGCGGCGCCTATGATTTCATCGAGAAGCCGTTCAAGGCCGATCGCCTTATTCTGATCGCCGAGCGCGCGTTGGAGACGTCCAAGCTGAGGCGGGAGGTCTCCGACCTCAAGCAGCGCAGCGGCGAGACATTCGACCTGATCGGCATGTCGTCGGCGATGAGCCAGTTGCGCCAGACGATCGAGCGTGTCGCGCCGACCAACAGCCGGGTCATGATCATCGGCCCGTCAGGGTCCGGCAAGGAACTGGCGGCGCGCGCAATCCACGCACTGTCGGCGCGCAAGGGAGCTCCCTTCGTGACGCTGAGCGCCGCCACCATCACGCCCGAGCGCATGGAGATCGAGCTGTTCGGCACCGAATCGAACGGCACCGAGCGCAAGGTCGGCGCCCTGGAAGAGGCGCATCGCGGCATTCTCTATATCGACGAAGTGGCGGACATGCCGCGCGAGACGCAGAACAAGATCCTGCGCGTGCTGGTCGAGCAGCAGTTCGAGCGGGTAGGCGGCACGAAGCGGGTGAAAGTCGACGTCCGCATCATTTCCTCCACCTCGCAGAACCTGGAGGCGATGATCGCCGACGGCCGCTTCCGCGAGGATCTCTATCATCGTCTGGCGGTGGTCCCGGTCATGGTGCCGGGACTGGCCGAGCGGCGCGAGGACATTCCCTATCTTGTCGACAATTTTATGAAGCAGATCGCGCGCCAGGCCGGCATCAAGCCGCGCCGCATCGGCGACGACGCGCTCGCCGTGCTGCAGGCGCACAACTGGCCGGGGAACGTGCGCCAGCTGCGCAACAATGTCGAACGGCTGATGATCCTGGCGCGTGGCGGCGATGTCGATGCGCCGATCACGGCAGACCTTCTGCCGTCGGAAATCGGCGATGTCATGCCGCGCACGCCGAACCAGTCGGACCAGCACATCATGGCGCTGCCACTGCGCGAGGCACGGGAACAGTTCGAAAAGGATTATCTGATCGCGCAGATCAACCGCTTCGGCGGCAACATCTCCAAGACGGCCGAGTTCATCGGCATGGAACGGTCGGCGTTGCATCGCAAGCTGAAGTCGCTGGGTGTCTAA
- a CDS encoding D-amino-acid transaminase — protein sequence MPRIAYVNGRYVVHADASVHIEDRGYQFADGVYEVCEVARGYIVDMPRHLGRLRRSLKELSIGWPVSEAVLPLLLREVVRRNHVVNGLVYVQVTRGVASRDFVFPAAGTRPALVITARKADPSAAAKRAEAGIKVITVPEIRWDRVDIKSTGLLPNVLAKQKAKEAGAQEAWFVDADGTVKEGGSSNAWIVTRDGVLVTRPAEHGILRGITRTTLFEVAASLGLKIEERGFSVAEAKAAREAFISSATTIAMPVVEIDGSPVANGHPGSMTLSLRQAFFDIAEKSPA from the coding sequence ATGCCGCGCATTGCCTATGTCAACGGGCGCTACGTCGTCCATGCCGACGCCAGCGTCCATATCGAGGATCGCGGCTATCAGTTCGCCGACGGCGTCTACGAGGTCTGCGAGGTGGCGCGCGGCTATATCGTCGACATGCCGCGCCATCTCGGTAGGCTCAGGCGCTCACTAAAGGAACTGTCGATCGGCTGGCCGGTCTCGGAGGCTGTGCTGCCGCTTCTGCTGCGCGAGGTGGTGCGCCGCAATCACGTCGTCAACGGTCTCGTTTATGTCCAGGTGACGCGCGGTGTCGCCAGCCGCGACTTCGTCTTTCCGGCGGCAGGCACCAGGCCGGCCCTGGTGATAACCGCCCGCAAGGCCGATCCCTCCGCCGCGGCCAAGCGAGCCGAGGCCGGCATCAAGGTTATCACCGTGCCGGAGATCCGCTGGGACCGCGTCGACATCAAGAGCACCGGGCTCTTGCCCAACGTGCTCGCCAAACAGAAGGCCAAGGAGGCCGGTGCGCAGGAAGCGTGGTTCGTCGATGCCGACGGCACGGTGAAGGAAGGCGGTTCATCCAATGCCTGGATCGTCACCCGCGATGGCGTTCTGGTGACGCGACCGGCAGAGCACGGCATCCTTCGCGGCATCACCCGCACAACCCTCTTCGAAGTCGCCGCAAGCCTCGGCCTGAAGATCGAGGAGCGCGGATTTTCGGTCGCGGAAGCCAAGGCGGCGCGTGAGGCGTTCATCAGTTCGGCGACCACAATCGCCATGCCGGTGGTCGAAATCGACGGCTCACCGGTCGCAAATGGTCATCCGGGCTCCATGACACTTTCCTTGCGTCAGGCCTTTTTTGACATTGCGGAAAAAAGTCCAGCCTGA